A genome region from Cohaesibacter gelatinilyticus includes the following:
- a CDS encoding siderophore-interacting protein produces MLTLDPIIFKLESQIPYVSPDQAIALFDAEAKEHNLVLAPLGKDQYRIETPMGMIDLLTHDDAVRLKISSPNKEALYLLKEGVDDHIGHSTNHSQEPLQWRGDLPAGETPPNFREVSVTSTQPIGRTFVRVTVRGKGIERFFDTGMHFRLVFPKQAGSVPVWPYLDEAGRTVWPKGEQELMRPVYTVRKIDKEIPAFDFDVFLHEGGPTADWASQAKEGDKVGLMGPSGGWIPEADNILIAGDETAIPAISRILETIPVSTKGTVFLSIEKEGDQIPVTHSPSISVEWVIRDGRSHECLLDQAKKAELPEGKGAFVWLAAKKSVARKAKHYFRDEKGFNTKNSYIAGYWEEV; encoded by the coding sequence ATGCTCACTCTTGATCCGATTATCTTCAAGCTCGAAAGCCAGATCCCCTATGTTTCACCTGATCAGGCTATTGCGTTGTTCGATGCCGAAGCAAAGGAGCATAATCTTGTTTTGGCTCCTTTGGGAAAAGATCAATACCGGATCGAGACACCGATGGGCATGATTGATTTGCTCACCCATGACGACGCAGTACGGCTCAAAATTTCCTCACCCAATAAGGAAGCGCTTTATCTGCTGAAAGAGGGCGTGGATGATCATATTGGCCATAGCACCAATCACTCACAGGAGCCGCTTCAATGGCGTGGCGATCTGCCTGCAGGAGAGACACCGCCAAATTTTCGTGAAGTGAGTGTGACCTCTACTCAGCCGATTGGTCGGACCTTTGTGCGGGTGACCGTGCGAGGCAAAGGGATTGAACGCTTCTTCGATACCGGCATGCATTTCCGTCTTGTGTTCCCCAAGCAGGCTGGCTCCGTCCCTGTGTGGCCCTATTTGGATGAGGCAGGTCGTACCGTCTGGCCAAAGGGAGAGCAGGAATTGATGCGTCCAGTTTATACCGTTCGCAAGATCGATAAAGAGATACCGGCCTTTGATTTTGATGTTTTCCTGCACGAAGGTGGCCCAACCGCAGACTGGGCAAGCCAAGCCAAGGAAGGCGACAAGGTAGGTTTGATGGGTCCATCTGGTGGCTGGATTCCAGAGGCTGATAATATCTTGATCGCAGGGGACGAGACTGCCATTCCCGCCATTTCGCGTATTCTGGAGACCATCCCGGTTTCGACAAAAGGCACTGTGTTTCTGAGCATTGAAAAAGAGGGTGACCAGATTCCAGTGACACATTCTCCCTCGATTTCGGTCGAATGGGTCATTCGTGATGGGCGGTCCCATGAGTGTTTGCTGGATCAGGCGAAGAAGGCCGAATTACCCGAAGGCAAAGGAGCTTTTGTCTGGCTTGCCGCCAAGAAGAGTGTTGCGCGCAAGGCCAAGCATTATTTCCGCGATGAAAAGGGCTTCAATACCAAGAACAGCTATATCGCTGGCTATTGGGAAGAGGTTTGA
- the gcvA gene encoding transcriptional regulator GcvA: MAFPSLNVLRTFEAAARHESFQKAAEELHISASAVSHQIRQLEDILGVKLFGRTGRRVILTQKGEYYFNNVQQGIQILVQATNSIMDPMRDRQIRMSVVPFFATRWLMPKLETFQIQHPGWELAIQTSTQKSDFDLEDLDLVIRRGGGSWEGMHQHLLMEEQLIAVALPSVADQISSLQDLQKASLLYNSQVPSEWPEWFAKLGHEFTPSSARLEFQNNSQILEACLMGAGIALMDPQLLKNDLASGRVTQVLDHSVAGMRNYYLVYPESHEQRRSIPLFRDWIQSLLAGEAT, encoded by the coding sequence ATGGCCTTTCCATCTCTCAACGTTTTACGCACTTTTGAAGCTGCTGCTCGCCATGAAAGTTTCCAAAAAGCAGCGGAAGAGCTACATATTAGTGCTTCTGCGGTGTCACATCAGATAAGACAACTGGAAGACATTCTTGGCGTGAAACTGTTTGGCCGCACAGGGCGGAGGGTGATTTTGACGCAAAAAGGTGAGTATTACTTCAACAATGTACAGCAAGGAATCCAGATCCTTGTTCAAGCGACAAACTCGATCATGGACCCGATGCGAGACCGGCAAATCCGCATGTCCGTGGTTCCCTTTTTCGCCACCCGTTGGCTGATGCCAAAGCTCGAGACCTTTCAGATTCAGCATCCCGGCTGGGAATTGGCAATCCAGACTAGCACGCAGAAATCAGACTTTGATCTGGAAGACCTTGATCTCGTCATCCGTCGTGGTGGCGGCTCCTGGGAAGGTATGCATCAGCATCTCCTGATGGAGGAGCAATTGATCGCCGTGGCTCTGCCTTCCGTTGCCGATCAGATATCGTCCTTACAAGATCTGCAAAAGGCGAGCCTGCTCTATAACTCTCAAGTACCAAGTGAATGGCCGGAATGGTTCGCTAAACTGGGGCATGAATTCACCCCCTCCTCTGCCCGGCTGGAATTTCAAAACAATTCGCAAATATTGGAGGCCTGTCTCATGGGCGCGGGTATCGCACTGATGGATCCACAATTGCTGAAAAATGATCTGGCAAGCGGACGCGTTACCCAAGTCTTGGATCATTCAGTTGCCGGTATGCGCAACTATTATCTCGTCTATCCGGAAAGCCATGAGCAACGCCGATCCATCCCGCTCTTTCGTGACTGGATCCAGAGCCTGTTGGCAGGGGAAGCCACATAA